A window of Pusillimonas sp. T7-7 contains these coding sequences:
- a CDS encoding aromatic ring-hydroxylating dioxygenase subunit alpha, with protein MTDIGREAHFAPAHTQLSASSYFSETTFEQELALIFKNSALYVGHEKLVPEAGDWRTLPQEQAGRVLVRHPQGVELLSNVCRHRQAIMLGGQAGDVTSAQASHGNLRDTGGNIVCPVHRWTYSKQGQLLGAPQFPETPCLNLQRYTLKNCHGLLFEGPRNPAHDMAALFERPEFDFSDYVLDHVEVHRCNYNWKTFIEVYLEDYHVGPFHPGLGKFVSCDDLSWEFSSWYSLQRVGVHQSLAQPGTDLYRQWHERLLDYRTGSAPDFGAVWVTYFPTHMIELYPHVAVLSTLHPVSPQETVNIVEFYYPEDIVAFEREFVEAQRAAYMETAIEDDEIAERMDAGRRALLKRGASESGPYQSPMEDGMQHFHEWYRRLMDGAGA; from the coding sequence ATGACCGACATCGGTCGGGAAGCGCATTTCGCGCCGGCCCACACCCAACTTTCAGCCAGCAGCTATTTCAGCGAAACTACCTTCGAGCAAGAACTAGCGCTCATTTTTAAGAACTCCGCGCTTTACGTGGGGCACGAAAAACTCGTACCTGAAGCAGGCGACTGGCGCACCCTGCCCCAAGAGCAGGCTGGCCGCGTACTGGTTCGCCACCCCCAAGGTGTTGAGCTACTGTCCAATGTTTGCCGTCATAGGCAGGCCATTATGCTGGGCGGCCAGGCAGGCGACGTGACCAGCGCCCAGGCTTCGCACGGCAACCTGCGCGATACCGGCGGCAATATCGTATGCCCCGTACACCGCTGGACCTACAGCAAGCAGGGACAACTGCTGGGCGCACCGCAATTTCCTGAAACGCCCTGCCTGAACCTGCAACGCTATACATTGAAAAACTGCCATGGCCTGTTGTTTGAAGGCCCGCGCAATCCGGCACACGATATGGCCGCCTTGTTTGAGCGGCCCGAATTCGATTTTTCCGACTATGTGCTGGATCACGTCGAAGTCCATCGCTGCAACTACAACTGGAAAACCTTTATTGAAGTCTATCTTGAAGACTACCATGTGGGCCCCTTCCATCCGGGGCTGGGCAAATTTGTAAGCTGCGATGACCTGAGCTGGGAGTTTTCGTCGTGGTACAGCTTGCAACGCGTAGGAGTGCATCAATCGCTGGCACAACCGGGCACAGACTTATACCGGCAATGGCACGAACGCCTGCTTGACTACCGAACCGGTAGCGCGCCTGATTTTGGCGCCGTGTGGGTTACTTATTTTCCCACCCATATGATCGAGCTTTATCCGCACGTCGCGGTCTTGTCCACACTGCACCCGGTCAGCCCGCAAGAAACTGTCAATATCGTCGAATTCTATTACCCCGAAGATATTGTCGCCTTCGAGCGCGAGTTTGTCGAAGCCCAGCGGGCCGCCTACATGGAAACCGCCATCGAAGACGACGAAATCGCCGAAAGAATGGATGCCGGGCGCCGTGCGCTGTTGAAGCGCGGCGCCAGCGAATCAGGTCCCTACCAGTCGCCTATGGAAGATGGCATGCAGCACTTTCATGAATGGTACCGGCGGCTGATGGACGGAGCAGGCGCCTGA